From a region of the Kaistia sp. 32K genome:
- a CDS encoding carbohydrate ABC transporter permease, whose translation MILPAAILFSLFFLWPFFNGLWLSFHRWDGFSAPRFIGVANYLRLTKDGVFLGALKNSFIFVILSLALKNGLGLALALLLNRVTFARAFFRASVFVPVTISFVAAGLLWSWIYNPVFGLLNAGLDFVGLASWKRSWLGDANTALYAVIAVDVWKWLGFHAVIYLAGLQTIPSELYEAARVDGASAWRRLWHITLPLMVPVIFINTILGLSGAFVRNFDIVHVLTQGGPNHATEVVITAMVKAAFNESQMGYAAAMGYALFVLVGGLCAVLVYLLGRTRFKV comes from the coding sequence ATGATCTTGCCGGCAGCCATCCTCTTCTCGCTGTTCTTCCTCTGGCCGTTCTTCAACGGCCTCTGGCTCAGCTTTCATCGCTGGGACGGCTTCTCGGCACCCCGCTTCATCGGGGTGGCGAACTATCTGCGGCTGACCAAGGACGGCGTCTTTCTCGGCGCGCTGAAGAACAGCTTCATCTTCGTGATCCTGAGCCTTGCGTTGAAGAACGGGCTCGGCCTCGCGCTTGCGCTGCTCCTCAACCGGGTCACCTTCGCGCGCGCCTTCTTCCGCGCCTCGGTCTTCGTGCCGGTGACGATCTCCTTCGTCGCCGCAGGCCTGCTCTGGTCGTGGATCTACAATCCGGTGTTCGGCCTGCTCAATGCAGGGCTGGATTTCGTCGGCCTGGCGTCGTGGAAGCGCAGCTGGCTCGGCGACGCCAATACGGCGCTCTATGCCGTGATCGCGGTCGACGTCTGGAAATGGCTCGGCTTCCATGCCGTCATCTATCTCGCCGGCCTGCAGACGATCCCGTCCGAGCTCTACGAGGCGGCCCGCGTCGACGGCGCCAGCGCCTGGCGGCGCCTCTGGCACATCACGCTGCCGCTGATGGTGCCGGTGATCTTCATCAACACCATCCTCGGCCTTTCCGGCGCCTTCGTCCGCAACTTCGACATCGTGCACGTCCTCACCCAGGGCGGCCCCAACCACGCCACCGAGGTGGTGATCACGGCGATGGTGAAGGCGGCCTTCAACGAGAGCCAGATGGGCTACGCCGCCGCCATGGGCTATGCGCTGTTCGTCCTCGTCGGCGGCCTCTGCGCGGTGCTCGTCTATCTGCTCGGTCGAACGAGGTTCAAAGTCTGA
- a CDS encoding carbohydrate ABC transporter permease: protein MATSSAPAAPPAASSSFTQALERLGIYAALAIVLFQTLYPLLWVLFGSLKTKPELINNVWGPPSSLVFENYVQAWQMADMGNRIFNSVTVTALSLAILIVVVTPCSYALARLRFPGRVVITGIVVGSMLVPPQVLAIPLFMVARDLGIINSTVGISFIYAASIMPLSIFIMRSFFMSLPFDLEDAARVDGAGRVTILFQIMLPLARPGMALIIIFGFIEVWNDFFLAFLLLRQPDVQTIPLGLVNFFQQYDSLWNLYFAALMITTLPVIALFVLMQRQFIAGLTAGAVKA, encoded by the coding sequence ATGGCCACGTCCTCCGCCCCCGCCGCGCCGCCGGCCGCGTCGTCCTCCTTCACGCAGGCGCTGGAACGGCTCGGCATCTACGCCGCCCTGGCGATCGTGCTCTTCCAGACGCTCTACCCGCTGCTCTGGGTGCTGTTCGGCTCGCTCAAGACCAAGCCCGAGCTGATCAACAATGTCTGGGGCCCGCCGTCGAGCCTGGTTTTCGAGAACTATGTCCAGGCCTGGCAGATGGCGGATATGGGCAACCGCATCTTCAACAGCGTCACGGTGACGGCGCTGTCGCTGGCGATCCTGATCGTCGTCGTCACGCCCTGCAGCTATGCACTGGCACGGCTGCGCTTCCCCGGCCGGGTGGTGATCACCGGTATCGTCGTCGGCTCCATGCTGGTGCCGCCGCAGGTCCTCGCCATCCCGCTCTTCATGGTGGCGCGCGATTTGGGCATCATCAATTCGACGGTCGGCATCTCGTTCATCTACGCCGCCTCGATCATGCCGCTGTCGATCTTCATCATGCGCAGCTTCTTCATGTCGCTGCCCTTCGATCTCGAAGACGCCGCGCGTGTCGACGGGGCGGGGCGGGTGACGATCCTGTTTCAGATCATGCTGCCGCTCGCCCGCCCGGGCATGGCGCTGATCATCATCTTCGGCTTCATCGAGGTCTGGAACGACTTCTTCCTCGCTTTCCTGCTGCTCCGGCAGCCGGATGTTCAGACCATCCCGCTCGGCTTGGTCAATTTCTTCCAGCAGTACGACTCCCTGTGGAACCTCTATTTCGCAGCGTTGATGATCACCACCCTGCCGGTGATCGCCCTGTTCGTGCTCATGCAGCGGCAGTTTATTGCCGGCCTGACCGCCGGCGCAGTGAAGGCCTGA
- a CDS encoding Gfo/Idh/MocA family protein, which translates to MTKRKIGVGVVGCGEIAQLMHLPIIKELPGIEIAALCDLSRQVVDSLGNAYGVAGRYTDHHDLINDPAVDVVVICTYDHGPIIEDVIAAGKHFTVEKPLAFTAEEAAPLVAKAKAKGVLGLVGYMKLYDPGYVLGIERMASIEALKQIHVHNFAGRFDRYQSLYTQVRGNDIDPSSFAAGRASADARIEASLGPDHAGYKDLYLMLLMLGSHNLAVLRGAFGVAESVEYAKAVDPNHIFALLNFANGVPCVFEVSFGAQYEWWDEWIAAYGKHDEVRVDFQNPYVRNTAATVTIREPRGNGPSETIIPGKPDTAFRQQWLHFIDCIENGTAPRTSLEGGLEDLKLAQAIIQALPPRPKAAN; encoded by the coding sequence ATGACAAAGCGTAAGATCGGTGTCGGCGTGGTCGGCTGCGGCGAGATTGCCCAGCTCATGCATCTGCCCATAATCAAGGAACTGCCGGGGATCGAGATCGCGGCGCTGTGCGATCTCTCCCGCCAGGTCGTCGACAGCCTGGGCAATGCCTATGGCGTCGCCGGCCGCTACACCGACCACCACGACCTGATCAACGATCCCGCCGTCGACGTGGTGGTGATCTGCACCTACGACCACGGCCCGATCATCGAGGACGTGATCGCCGCCGGAAAGCACTTCACGGTCGAGAAGCCGCTCGCCTTCACCGCCGAGGAAGCCGCCCCGCTGGTCGCGAAGGCCAAGGCCAAGGGCGTCCTCGGCCTCGTCGGCTACATGAAGCTCTATGATCCCGGCTACGTGCTCGGCATCGAGCGGATGGCCTCGATCGAAGCGCTGAAGCAGATCCACGTCCACAATTTCGCCGGCCGCTTCGACCGCTACCAGAGCCTCTACACCCAGGTTCGCGGCAACGACATTGACCCGTCGAGCTTCGCCGCCGGCCGCGCCTCGGCCGATGCCCGCATCGAGGCCTCGCTCGGCCCGGATCACGCCGGCTACAAGGACCTCTATCTGATGCTGCTGATGCTCGGCAGCCATAACCTCGCCGTGCTGCGCGGCGCCTTCGGCGTCGCCGAGAGCGTCGAATACGCCAAGGCCGTCGATCCCAACCACATCTTCGCGTTGCTCAATTTCGCCAATGGCGTGCCCTGCGTGTTCGAAGTCTCGTTCGGCGCGCAGTATGAGTGGTGGGACGAATGGATCGCCGCCTATGGCAAGCATGACGAGGTCCGGGTCGACTTCCAGAACCCCTATGTCCGCAACACGGCCGCGACCGTCACCATCCGCGAGCCGCGCGGCAACGGCCCGTCCGAGACGATCATCCCCGGCAAGCCGGATACGGCCTTCCGCCAGCAGTGGCTGCATTTCATCGACTGCATCGAGAACGGCACCGCGCCGCGCACCAGCCTCGAGGGCGGTCTCGAAGATCTGAAACTGGCGCAGGCCATCATCCAGGCGCTGCCGCCCCGTCCGAAGGCTGCCAACTGA
- a CDS encoding NAD(P)-dependent oxidoreductase has protein sequence MRIVITGSSGLLGRHVAAATVAAGHDVLGIDTVPPPGAEAGWRHISADLTDLGVALQLVRDADAVFHIAAIPRPTGRAAAEVFQTNMALAYNVIEGAALSGARRFVYASSFSVFGYPFFTRWPEQQYLPIDDVHPTGPQDAYGLSKWLGEEMVQSAVRRGAFSAVSLRMPWVQTPESFAGQIGPRRASGDAGRDLWSYIDARDAADAFLLALEAPVEGHARVMISAADSYMDVPTAELAARHFPNAKLGALPGFASTFDLDNARKTLGYEPRHSWRDYPKA, from the coding sequence ATGCGTATCGTCATTACCGGTTCGAGCGGCCTGCTCGGGCGCCACGTCGCCGCCGCCACCGTCGCGGCGGGCCATGATGTCCTCGGCATCGACACCGTGCCGCCGCCGGGCGCGGAAGCCGGCTGGCGCCACATCAGCGCCGACCTGACCGATCTCGGCGTGGCGCTGCAATTGGTGCGCGATGCCGACGCGGTGTTCCACATCGCCGCCATTCCGCGCCCGACGGGCCGGGCGGCGGCGGAAGTGTTCCAGACCAACATGGCGCTGGCCTACAACGTCATCGAGGGCGCGGCGCTCTCCGGCGCCCGCCGCTTCGTCTACGCCTCGTCCTTCAGCGTCTTCGGCTATCCGTTCTTCACGCGCTGGCCGGAGCAGCAATATCTGCCGATCGACGACGTCCACCCGACCGGCCCGCAGGACGCCTATGGCCTGTCGAAGTGGCTCGGCGAGGAGATGGTGCAGTCGGCCGTCCGGCGCGGCGCCTTCTCGGCCGTCAGCCTGCGCATGCCCTGGGTGCAGACGCCCGAGAGCTTTGCCGGCCAGATCGGCCCCCGCCGCGCCTCGGGCGATGCCGGCCGTGATCTCTGGTCCTATATCGACGCCCGCGACGCCGCCGACGCGTTCCTTCTGGCGCTCGAGGCGCCGGTCGAGGGCCATGCCCGCGTCATGATCAGCGCGGCTGACAGCTACATGGACGTGCCGACGGCGGAGCTCGCTGCACGCCACTTCCCGAACGCCAAGCTCGGCGCGCTGCCGGGCTTCGCCAGCACGTTCGACCTCGACAACGCGCGGAAGACGCTGGGCTACGAGCCCCGTCATTCCTGGCGCGACTACCCGAAAGCATGA
- a CDS encoding SDR family NAD(P)-dependent oxidoreductase, producing the protein MTRFVDKIVVVTGGAGAIGQAAVRRFLDEGAAGVAILDQDGARAEALAAELGDRALAVAADVTEPAAVDKALAAVVARFGRIDVLFNNAGISGTPAPVYDLPLEEWDRVIRINLRGIFVVQQAVVRIMIAQKTGGAIVNMGSSMAGWDVLSGGSPYAASKHAVVGLTKVAALDCAPYGIRINAICPGVIQTTLGVPASDRAAFEESTKRFSDRIPLRRIGQPEDVAASVAFLASDDARHLTGSELLIDGGQTLQSWANAPDADAFPRYI; encoded by the coding sequence ATGACGAGGTTCGTGGACAAGATCGTCGTGGTGACCGGCGGCGCGGGAGCCATCGGCCAGGCGGCCGTGCGCCGCTTCCTCGATGAGGGCGCGGCCGGCGTCGCCATCCTCGACCAGGACGGTGCGCGCGCCGAGGCGCTGGCGGCGGAGCTGGGTGATCGCGCCCTCGCCGTCGCGGCCGACGTGACCGAGCCCGCGGCGGTCGACAAGGCGCTCGCCGCCGTCGTCGCGCGTTTCGGCCGGATCGATGTCCTCTTCAACAATGCCGGCATCTCCGGCACCCCGGCGCCGGTCTATGACCTGCCGCTGGAAGAGTGGGACCGCGTCATCCGCATCAATCTGCGCGGCATCTTCGTCGTGCAGCAGGCGGTCGTCCGCATCATGATCGCGCAGAAGACCGGCGGCGCCATCGTCAACATGGGCTCGTCCATGGCGGGCTGGGACGTGCTGTCGGGCGGCTCGCCCTACGCCGCCAGCAAGCACGCCGTCGTCGGCCTGACCAAGGTCGCGGCGCTCGATTGCGCGCCCTACGGCATCCGCATCAACGCGATCTGCCCGGGCGTCATCCAGACGACGCTGGGCGTGCCGGCTTCCGACCGCGCCGCCTTCGAGGAAAGCACCAAGCGCTTCTCCGACCGCATCCCGCTGCGCCGCATCGGCCAGCCGGAGGACGTCGCCGCCTCGGTCGCCTTCCTCGCCAGCGACGATGCTCGTCACCTGACCGGCTCGGAGCTTCTCATCGACGGCGGCCAGACGCTGCAGAGCTGGGCCAACGCCCCCGACGCGGACGCCTTCCCGCGCTACATCTGA
- a CDS encoding RidA family protein, translating to MIEYPSEPDTPRSHLPFSPSTKFGELIFVSGQASVDATGKIISEDFEGEMRRSMENMRKVLETAGSDFKHVLQTRNYVQDPADIPLFNKLYREYFSEPFPARTTITNCLGAALRYEVECIAIVRKA from the coding sequence ATGATCGAATATCCGAGCGAACCGGATACGCCCCGCTCGCACCTGCCGTTCAGCCCGTCGACCAAGTTCGGCGAGCTGATCTTCGTTTCCGGCCAGGCGTCGGTCGACGCGACGGGCAAGATCATCTCCGAGGACTTTGAAGGCGAGATGCGCCGTTCGATGGAGAATATGCGCAAGGTGCTGGAGACCGCCGGCAGCGACTTCAAGCACGTCCTGCAGACGCGCAACTACGTGCAGGACCCGGCCGATATCCCGCTCTTCAACAAGCTCTACCGCGAATATTTCAGCGAGCCCTTCCCGGCCCGCACGACGATCACCAACTGCCTCGGCGCCGCGCTGCGCTACGAGGTCGAATGCATCGCCATCGTCAGGAAGGCCTGA
- a CDS encoding M81 family metallopeptidase — MNTRRPRILLAGLYHETHTFVDEITRLADYEILRGADLPARAGDGSTVDGFLEVAAAEGWDVVPVIEYSALPSGTTDHAVFEQFWQELEAGLRAALADGSLDGIWLALHGAMVTTASVDPEGELLARIRAVPGAETLPLYGVFDLHATFTAAMARYANGLVAYRENPHTDARDAAVRSAELLARALREKAAPVMHARNAAILWAPPGTGTADRPMRDLEALARQIEAEDPRIWAVNIIGGYSFSDVPDAGVAFSLITTGSAEQAKAALDRLEALAWELREFGQPKEWDLDAALAEIATLEGGPYVVVEPADNIGGGAPGDDTAILRGFLRHGIRNAAVAIADAEAVQLFADAKPGEIRKASLGGKGSRLGAGPVEIEAAFVSRSDGEFELEDRNSHLAAMRGVHISMGPSIVLEAAGIKILVNSRKTPPFDLGQLRSQGIIPEDLKAIGVKAAVAHRRAYDPITVRSYTVATSGPCTSVITSLPYRRLRSPVFPVS, encoded by the coding sequence ATGAATACGCGCCGCCCTCGCATCCTGCTGGCCGGGCTCTATCACGAGACCCACACCTTCGTGGACGAGATCACGCGGCTCGCGGACTACGAGATCCTGCGCGGCGCTGACCTGCCGGCCCGGGCGGGCGACGGCTCCACCGTCGACGGCTTCCTGGAGGTGGCGGCGGCCGAGGGCTGGGACGTCGTCCCGGTCATCGAATATTCCGCCCTCCCCTCGGGCACGACCGACCACGCCGTGTTCGAGCAGTTCTGGCAGGAGCTGGAGGCCGGATTGCGCGCGGCGCTCGCCGACGGCAGCCTCGACGGCATCTGGCTGGCGCTGCATGGCGCCATGGTGACGACGGCGAGCGTTGACCCCGAGGGCGAGCTCCTCGCCCGCATCCGCGCGGTTCCCGGCGCCGAGACGCTGCCGCTCTACGGCGTGTTCGACCTGCACGCGACGTTCACCGCCGCCATGGCAAGATATGCCAACGGCCTCGTCGCCTATCGCGAAAATCCGCACACCGACGCGCGCGACGCCGCCGTCCGCTCGGCCGAGCTCCTGGCCCGCGCGCTGCGCGAGAAGGCCGCCCCGGTCATGCACGCCCGCAACGCCGCGATCCTGTGGGCGCCGCCCGGCACCGGCACGGCCGACCGGCCGATGCGCGACCTGGAAGCACTCGCCCGCCAGATCGAGGCCGAGGATCCCAGGATCTGGGCCGTCAACATCATCGGCGGCTATTCCTTCTCCGATGTCCCGGACGCGGGCGTCGCCTTCTCGCTGATCACGACGGGATCCGCCGAGCAGGCGAAGGCAGCCCTCGACCGGCTCGAGGCGCTCGCCTGGGAACTGCGCGAATTCGGCCAGCCGAAGGAATGGGACCTCGACGCCGCGCTCGCCGAGATCGCGACGCTGGAGGGCGGCCCCTATGTCGTGGTCGAGCCGGCCGACAATATCGGCGGCGGCGCGCCGGGCGACGACACCGCCATCCTGCGCGGCTTCCTGCGCCACGGCATCCGCAATGCCGCCGTCGCCATCGCCGACGCGGAGGCGGTGCAACTCTTCGCCGACGCCAAGCCCGGCGAGATCCGCAAGGCCTCCCTCGGCGGCAAGGGCAGCCGGCTCGGCGCCGGGCCGGTGGAGATCGAGGCCGCCTTCGTCAGCCGCAGCGACGGCGAATTCGAGCTCGAAGACCGCAACAGCCACCTGGCGGCGATGCGCGGCGTCCACATCAGCATGGGGCCGTCGATCGTGCTGGAGGCGGCGGGCATCAAAATCCTCGTCAACAGCCGCAAGACGCCGCCCTTCGATCTCGGCCAGCTCCGCTCGCAGGGGATCATCCCGGAGGATCTGAAGGCGATCGGCGTCAAGGCCGCCGTCGCGCATCGCCGCGCCTATGACCCGATCACGGTCAGGAGCTACACGGTGGCGACATCAGGTCCCTGCACCAGCGTCATCACCTCGCTCCCCTATCGCCGCCTGCGCAGCCCGGTTTTCCCGGTCAGCTGA
- a CDS encoding IclR family transcriptional regulator — MSKLESDSGAAVAARIQSVARAKALLDAMASGDFVSLRDLALRTGLAKTTAFNLVTALVDVGLAERDAKAGAYRLSLQHLVYGKAVERRLDIAALAQPYLVRLCAETRETVNLALPGPTDAVIVESLEGSQTLRVSSYSGTRAAYHSTACGRALLAYQPLSFRKIIYNLGSLPAATDRTITDPQALEEVLERCRTVGWTTEYEENEVGGACVAAPIFAPGGEAIAAVSIAGPSARFEPDAIERLGRLLVATLAEVTASMSRNR, encoded by the coding sequence ATGTCGAAGCTAGAGAGCGATTCCGGCGCGGCCGTCGCCGCGCGCATTCAATCCGTCGCCCGCGCCAAGGCGCTGCTCGACGCGATGGCGAGCGGCGATTTCGTATCGCTGCGCGACCTGGCGCTGCGCACCGGGCTCGCAAAGACGACGGCATTCAACCTCGTCACGGCGCTCGTCGACGTCGGCCTGGCCGAGCGCGACGCCAAGGCCGGCGCCTATCGCCTGAGCCTGCAGCACCTCGTCTATGGCAAGGCGGTCGAGCGGCGGCTCGACATCGCGGCGCTGGCGCAGCCCTATCTGGTGCGACTGTGCGCGGAGACGCGCGAGACCGTCAATCTGGCCCTGCCCGGCCCGACCGACGCCGTCATCGTCGAGAGCCTCGAGGGCAGCCAGACGCTGCGCGTCTCGTCCTATTCCGGCACCCGCGCCGCCTATCACTCGACCGCCTGCGGCCGGGCGCTGCTCGCCTATCAGCCGCTCTCCTTCCGCAAGATCATCTACAATCTCGGCTCGCTGCCCGCCGCGACCGACCGCACCATCACCGACCCGCAGGCGCTGGAAGAAGTGCTGGAGCGCTGCCGCACCGTCGGCTGGACCACCGAATACGAGGAAAACGAAGTCGGCGGCGCCTGTGTCGCCGCGCCGATCTTCGCGCCGGGCGGCGAAGCGATCGCCGCCGTCTCCATCGCCGGCCCCTCGGCCCGCTTCGAGCCGGACGCCATCGAGCGGCTCGGCCGGCTTCTCGTCGCCACCCTCGCCGAGGTCACGGCGAGCATGTCACGCAACAGATAA